The sequence TCCGGGTCGCGCAGCATCTGCAGCCGGCGCGCCGCGCAAGAGGCGAATTTCTGGATCATCGCCTTGCGCCGCGCGGGCGCCAGCCGGGACTCCGGCCCCATGCGGACGATCTCCGCGCCGTAGGCGTCTCCTATCATCAGCCCGGTCTCGTCAGGCAGGAGCTCGGTCGGAAAATCGGCATCCACGGCCCAGAAGAACCGGTCGGCCCATTCGACATAGCCCTCCCACTTGGCGTCCGACATGAAGTCCGCGCGCGAGGACTTGCACTCCACGATCCAGATTTCTCCCTTCGGCCCCAGCGCCATCACGTCCACCCGCAGGCCCCGTGCCGGGACGAGTTCCTCCACGCAGGCAAAGCCGTGTTCGGCAAGGTGCCGACAGACGCCCCGCGCCAGAAGCTGGCCGGGCTGCGGCGCCGGAGGGGGCGGTGACAGATCGATCTGGGTCATACCAAAATAATGAACAATTCGTGAACATTTGCAACCCCCCGTGCCGGGCAATGGCAAAACCGGCGGAGCGGCCCTATCTTGAAAGGCGGTGGGTGCAGCAGGGAGCGGCGGAATGGACGAACGGCAACCGATGGATCAGGCGCAGGCGCGCGGCGTGCGGTACGCGCGCGAGCTTGAAGGGCACCTGACGTGGCTCGATACCTTTTCCGGCACGGCGCTTGGCGTGCTCGCCGTCGCCTCGGGGATTTACACCTATCTCGGAGTTTCTTCGCTGCTGGACGACAACGGGGCGATGTCCGCCTTCGCCGCCATCGCCTACTCCGTCGCCGTTTCCGTCGGCATTTTCGTGTTCTGGTCCTACATGTTGCGGCTTTTCCCCGCCGTGCGGACGGTCCGCGCCCGCGCCGGGCTGCTTGGGGCGATGGGCCTGGGGTCGGTCGCCATCGTCGCGATGTCGAGCTGGCTGAACGCCGCGGCCCTCGCGGGGTCGGCGGCCGTCGAACAGCATCTGGCCGAGACCGTGCAGGACTATCAGGGCTCGCTGGAGCGCGCGCACGAGATCGCCCTGTCGGCGCAGGGGCTGGAACGCGACGTTGCCCGCGTGCGGCAATCCTTCGAGGACCTGAGCGAACAGGAGGCAACGGGCAACCTTTCGGGCCTTGCGGGACGCGGCGCCGTGTTCCGCGTGCTGCGGCAGAAATCATCCGAACTGGCGGCACTGGAAGCGCAGATCGCCACCCAGACCCCGCTGGTGGCGACCGCGTTCGCGGAGGGCAACCAGATCCTCAGCCGCATGCGCGCCCTGACGGTCGAGCCGGGACCGGTCGAGGCACGGTCGGTCGAGTTTTCCGAGCAGGCGGTGCGCCTCGCGGGCCTGATAACCCAGCTGCGCCAACTCTCCGTCGCCTCGCTGGTGGAGCGCGCGGCGCAGGATCTGTCCGCCTCCGTCGTTCTGCCGGAGCTTGACGCGAGCAGCGCCGAAAACCGCACCGCGCAGGGCGCCACCATCACCTCGGTGCTCGAAGTCCTCGCCCAGCGGGCCACCACGCTTGAGCGCGCGGCACAGGCGGTGCTGGCGATGCCGCCCCCGTCCGAGACGACATACACGCCCGTTTCCAGCGCCGATGCGGTCATTCTCTATGCCCGGAACTTCGTGCCGTCATGGGCCGGGGCCATCGCCATCGACCTGCTGCCGGCGGTGCTGGTCCTGATTCTCGCCATCACGCAGACGGCGATCCGGTCCGGCCGCGAAGGTGCGGCCATCGAGGATTCCCTGACGCTTGCCGAAATCCGGGCTGCCTTGGCCGCCATGCGCGAAATGGACGAGGTGCCGCGCCCCGCTTCCGCCGCCGCCCCCGGTAACGAGGAAAGCGACGCCCCGACGGACACGGTGCGCGTCACGCCGTTGAAGTCCACGTGAGCACGGTACGCCGCAACCCCGTTGCCCGCGTGCTGACGGGCATTCTGGTGTTCCAGCTCGGTTTAGGCGTCCTGCTGTTCTGGGGCGATTTGCGCGACGATCTGCGTCTGCCGGGGTTCGGGCCGCGTGCGCCGTCCCTGACCGAACCAATCCGTCCGGGCGATCAGACCCGACGGTACCGCCCCGACCGTGCCCCCCCGCCGGGCCGTCCGATACCCAGCAGCCCCTTGCCGGACCGTCTTGTCCTGACCCAGATCGAAGCGGGCCGCACGATCCTGCTGGAGGGCGCCATCGGCGAGGGGGACGCCGCCCGCATCGCGCAGCAGATCGAGGAGTTGGCCCAGGCCCCCGAACGGGTCATTCTGAATTCACCCGGCGGATCGGTCCGCGATGCGCTGGATCTGGGCCGCAGCCTGCGGTCCGCGGGATTTTCCACCGCCCTGCGCGATGGCGACATCTGCTATTCCGCCTGCCCCTACCTGCTGGCCGCAGGCGTCACGCGGGACATTCCCGAAGGGGGGTCCGTCGGGGTGCACCAGCACTATTTCGGAGAGAGCACGATCCTGCCCGCTTTTGTCGCGGTGGAGAACATCCAGCGCGGCCAGGGAGAGGTGATGGCGTACCTCGACGACATGGGGATCGACCCGTTGGTCATGCGGCACGCGCTGGTCACCCCCCCGGACGAAATCTACGTTCTGTTGCCGGAGGAATTGCGCGCCTACGGCTTCCTGCAGGAAATCGACGACGAATGACACCGGCCCCCTTGTCGGTGGGGCAGCCGACCTCTATCTCAGGGCTGTGGCGGGTTCTGCCCTGTTCGTGTGACGTAGCATTCCAGTGGCCTTAAGCAAATCCGAGGGAGCTGGCTCTGTCCGGGCCCTGGTCCGGTTAACCGGCGCCCACCTGTAGTAACAGGTCCTCGGGAATCAAGACTGACCGGCAGGTGTGGTCCCGTCACGCCTTTCCAGATTTCAGCGGCGCGCGGACGCGGAGCGCGACAGCCCGAGTTGCGCGGCGAAAAGCGCCTGTATCTCGGCCTTGGTCACGCGGTCGCCGCGCGGTTTTTCTTCGCGAACGGCTTTCTTCAAACCCAATTTTATCAGCAATCCGGCCATGACAGTCTCCTATTGGCTGGCTGCCCCCACGCCATCATCCACGCGGCAAGGGTGCGGAAGTTTCACGGGTTCCGACACTTTCCCGGTTCCGACGCGCGACGATTAACCGGATGTTAATCAACGCAACCCCAACTGAACCACGCCGCCACGGTGGGTTGGACCGCCACGGCCATGCCGAGAACCGGGGGAAAGATGAACAGAACCACGACGCTTCACCGCCATGCCGTCAGCGCGCCACTGATGACCGCTTTGGCTGCCTGCACCATCCCGGCGACGCCGATCGTTTCGGAATTCAACGGCGACAGTGTGACCATCGTGACGTCCGCCTTTGCGGATCCGGCCAGCGTGCGGCAGAAAAGCCAGGAGGAAGCATCGCGCATCTGTGCGAAGGGCCCCAAGAAAAAGGCCGAATACGCGTCGACAAGAACCAATCAGCAGACCTACGAGCAAAGCCACCTGTTCCTGTGCCTGAACTGACGGCAGGGCTGCGGTTCAGAACGCCTCGGGGCGGGCTTCACGCGCCATGTGGTCCAGCACCGCGTTCACGAACATGGGTTCTTTCCCGTCTGGAAAGAACGCGCGGGCGACCTCGACGTATTCATTGATGACAACGCGCGGCGGGGTTCCGTCATCCCGGAACTCGGCGCCCGCCGCCCGGAAAAGCGCCCTCAGCGTGGGGTCGATGCGCGCGATCGGCCATTTGGCGACCAACGCGCGGTCGGTCATCTGGTCGATGGAAGCCTGGTAATTCACGGCGGTGTCGAGCACGCGGGAGAAATGATCCACGTCGCCGTCCTGCATCTCGTCGCCTTCGTAGACGGCGCCGAAGCGATGTTCCAGAAATTCGCGCCGCACCAGTTCCACGGTAAGGCTGGAGTGTTCCATCTGGAAAAGGGCCTGCACGGCATAAAGCCGCGAGGCCGACTTCATCTTGCGCTTCTGGTTGCCCGACAGTGAGGTGTTCATGCGATGCCGTTTCCGTCGGACTCCCCCGCCAACAGCGTATCCTCGCCGCGTGGTTTGAAGCCGATGCCCTTGCTTGTTTGCGCCCACTTACGGGCGAGCGCGATCAGATGCAAGGCCGCCGCGGCCGCCCCGCCGCCCTTGTTCTGCCCGGCGGGATCGGCGCGCACTTCGGCCTGCGCCTTGTTTTCCACCGTCAGGATGCCGTTGCCGATGCAAAGCCCCTGAAGGCCGAGCAATTGCAGGGCGCGGCTGCTGTCGTTGCAGACGGTTTCGTAGTGGGTCGTCTCGCCACGGATCACGCAGCCCAGCGCCACGTAGCCGTCGAAATTGCTGCGCCGGTCGCTGATCCCGATGGCGGTCGGGATCTCCAGCGCACCGGGCATCTCCACTACGTCGTAATCCGCGCCCGCCGCCTCCAGCTCGGCCTTGGCGCCTTCCAGCAGCCCCTTGGCGATGTCGCTGTAATACGGAGAGAGCACGATCAACACCTTGACCGGACGGTCGAAGACGGGGCGCGGCAGGACGGTGTGATCTTCGGACGAGGCCATGATCTAGTTCTCCGTGATGGGGCGGGTGCCCACGATTTCGATGGCATAGGGGTCGAGGCCCACGTAGCGGGTACCGGGGTTGTCGGTCAGCAGTACCAGCTTGTGCAGCCCGAGTTCGGCCAGGATCTGCGCGCCGAGGCCGGTGCGCTTGACGGTGCGGGGGCCTTCGTCTTCGTCGTCGTCCAATCGCAGGCGCGGATAGGGATCGCGGAACAGGATCACCGCCCCGCGCCCCTCTTCGGCGATGATCTGCATCGCGCGGGGCAGTTCGTCGGCGGGGCTGGGGCCAAGGCCAAGGATATCTTCCAGCGCGTTGATGGCGTGGGTCCGCACCAGCACCGGCTCGGGCGTGGTGATATCCCCCTTGACCAGCGCGACATGGTCCGTCCCGGTGATCTCGTCGGCAAAGATGCGCATCTGCCATGCCCCGCCGTAGGCCGAGGTGACCTCGCGCACGTCCCGTTCCACCAACAGGTTGTCATGCTTGTGCCGGTAGGCGATGAGATCGCTGATCGTGCCGATCTTCAGCCCGTGACGCGCGCCGAACTCGATCATGTCGGGCAGACGCGCCATGGTGCCGTCGTCCTTCATGATCTCGCAGATCACCCCAGATGGATGCAGCCCCGCGAGACGGCTGATGTCCACGGCCGCCTCCGTGTGGCCCGCGCGGACCAGCACGCCGCCGTCCCGGGCCCGGAGCGGAAAGATGTGCCCGGGGGTGGCGATGTCCGCCTGCCCTGCGCGTTCGTCGATGGCCACCGCCACGGTGCGCGCGCGGTCGGCGGCGGAAATCCCCGTGGTCACCCCCTCGCGGGCCTCGATGCTGACGGTAAAGGCGGTCTCGTGCCGCGAGGAATTGTTCACGGCCATCATCGGCAGCCCCAGCGCCGCCACCCGCTCCGCCGTCATCGGCAGGCAGATCAGACCGCGCCCGTGGGTCGCCATGAAGTTGATCGCCGCCGCGTCCGCGTGGACCGCCGGGATCACGAGGTCACCCTCGTTCTCGCGGTCCTCGTGGTCGACCAGGATGAACATGCGGCCCTGACGCGCCTCTTCTATGATCTCCTCGATCGGGGC is a genomic window of Sulfitobacter alexandrii containing:
- a CDS encoding MmcB family DNA repair protein, whose protein sequence is MTQIDLSPPPPAPQPGQLLARGVCRHLAEHGFACVEELVPARGLRVDVMALGPKGEIWIVECKSSRADFMSDAKWEGYVEWADRFFWAVDADFPTELLPDETGLMIGDAYGAEIVRMGPESRLAPARRKAMIQKFASCAARRLQMLRDPDMMPAWD
- the nusB gene encoding transcription antitermination factor NusB, encoding MNTSLSGNQKRKMKSASRLYAVQALFQMEHSSLTVELVRREFLEHRFGAVYEGDEMQDGDVDHFSRVLDTAVNYQASIDQMTDRALVAKWPIARIDPTLRALFRAAGAEFRDDGTPPRVVINEYVEVARAFFPDGKEPMFVNAVLDHMAREARPEAF
- a CDS encoding 6,7-dimethyl-8-ribityllumazine synthase, which translates into the protein MASSEDHTVLPRPVFDRPVKVLIVLSPYYSDIAKGLLEGAKAELEAAGADYDVVEMPGALEIPTAIGISDRRSNFDGYVALGCVIRGETTHYETVCNDSSRALQLLGLQGLCIGNGILTVENKAQAEVRADPAGQNKGGGAAAAALHLIALARKWAQTSKGIGFKPRGEDTLLAGESDGNGIA
- the ribB gene encoding 3,4-dihydroxy-2-butanone-4-phosphate synthase, giving the protein MNYEKPGPVEEELSSAIAPIEEIIEEARQGRMFILVDHEDRENEGDLVIPAVHADAAAINFMATHGRGLICLPMTAERVAALGLPMMAVNNSSRHETAFTVSIEAREGVTTGISAADRARTVAVAIDERAGQADIATPGHIFPLRARDGGVLVRAGHTEAAVDISRLAGLHPSGVICEIMKDDGTMARLPDMIEFGARHGLKIGTISDLIAYRHKHDNLLVERDVREVTSAYGGAWQMRIFADEITGTDHVALVKGDITTPEPVLVRTHAINALEDILGLGPSPADELPRAMQIIAEEGRGAVILFRDPYPRLRLDDDEDEGPRTVKRTGLGAQILAELGLHKLVLLTDNPGTRYVGLDPYAIEIVGTRPITEN